The sequence GAGTTGCTGGCAGCGGGATATGTCGTCAGGGTCTTCGATCGCGCCAATCGCGACCGACGCAACTTGGCATCGATTGCGGACCAAATCGAAATTATTGAAGGGGATTTTTCAAACCGGGCCGACCTTCAGGCCGTCGTTTCGGGAATGGATTTCGTGTTCCATCTCGTTGGGACCACCCTTCCCGCCAGTTCCAATTCGAATCCGGCGTATGACATCGAGTCCAATGTCATCGGGTCCGTCCGGCTGTTCGAGCTCTGCCATAAGGAGAAAGTCCGAAAAATTGTATTCGCCTCCTCGGGAGGTACTGTCTATGGAATTCCGCAGCGTCTCCCGATCGATGAATCCCACCCCACCCTTCCCCTGTGTTCCTATGGCATTTCGAAACTGGCCATCGAAAAGTATCTACATCTTTTCTACCATTTGTATGGGATAGATTATGCGATTCTGCGCATCTCTAACCCTTATGGCGAGCGACAAAGGCTCGACGCTTCTCAGGGAGTGATTGCCGTGTTCCTGGGATGCCTGGCCCACCACCTTCCTATTCATCTCTGGGGGGACGGGTCGGTGACTCGCGATTTCCTCTACGTGGGCGATGTGGTCCGTGCCATGCGGTTGGCAATGGAGTATTCCGGTGATCGAAAGATCTTCAACGTTTCGTCGTGCCGCGGGGTCTCAGTGTCAGAACTCCTGGAAATTTTGCTGAGGGTGACAGGAGCCCATCCTGAGATTCTCAGGGAACCGGAACGGTCTTTTGATGTGCCCAAGAATATCCTGGATAATGCGGTGATACGAGAAACCCTGAATTGGACGCCTGAGGTGGACCTGGAGGAGGGGATTCGATGCACCTGGGAGTGGGTGAAGAAGCAGGTGTGAGGTGGTAGGTGATAGGGAATAGGTGGTAGGGGAAGGAAGCCGGAAGCCAGAAGCCAGAGGCCGGAAGCCAGAGGCCGGAAGCCGGAAGCCAGAGGCCGGAAGCCAGAGGCCGGAAGCCAGAAGCCAGAAGCCGGAAGCCAGAAGCCAGAAGCCGGAAGCCAGAAGCCGGAAGCCAGAAGCCGGAAGCCAGAAGCCGGAAGCCAGAAGTCAGAAGTCAGAAGTCAGAAGTCGGAAGTCAGAAGTCAGACCTGAAAAAAGGGGAATTGTAGGCTTTAAACTTTGAACCTTGAACTTGGAACTTTGAACCGGTTTTTTGGACCTTGGACTTTGGACCTTGGACTTTGGACAGTGTTTACTAAACTCTGAACCTTGAATTGGGTCTCTAAAAGAAGCGGGTGAATAGGGTAGTGAGAGAGATTGCAGAAAAAAGGCCGGTCCCTTCCGATGCGGCCTTGCCCGTGAGTTGTCTGGTATGTGGACTTGGGGACTTCGAGCTCACTCTGCAGAAGAATGATTTCGAAATCTTCCGATGCCGGCGGTGCGGATTCGAATGTGTCGCCCCCATGCCCGACGATGACTTCCTTCAGCGGTTCTATGAGCAGCAGGAATATTTTCAGAGTGACGGTGTTTTCGGGTATTCGGATTACGAGTCCAAGCGAGATTTTTATCTGGGTCTTTTCCGCAATCACCTCCGGATCTTGAAGGGCCACAGTGAACCGGGGCGACTGCTCGACCTCGGCTGTGGCAAAGGAGATTTTCTGAGTTTGGCCCGCGAAGCCGGTTGGGAAGTTTATGGGGTGGAGATCTCCGACTCCTGCCGCCGGGAGGCCGAACGTCGAGCAGGAGTTCAGGTTTACTCTTCACCCCATGGTCTATCGGACAAACGCGAGTTTTTTGATGTGATCACCATGTGGGAGGTCATTGAGCATTTGCCGCGGCCCGACACGGTCTTAAACGAAGTTCTGCCCTTGCTGCGCACCGGGGGACTTCTCGCCATGACGACTCCGAACACGCGGAACATGACGACGCTTCGTTCGCCGGCCCGGTGGACGGAGTATAAGCCGCCTGAACATCTGCTCTACTTCGATTTTGACACGATTCACCGCTACCTCTCTGAAAAGTTCAGACTTCAGGTGGTAGAAGTGAAAGGGATTCACCCGGACCTCCGGCTGGCGTCATCGGGCTGGATTGAGGGGATTCTGGGCTGGGCGTCGAGATTGCGCTCCCGCCATAATACCCGTCTCGATCCCCGGTGGTGGATCTATGCGGCGCTCGTCCGGGTGTTCAAGGAAGTGCCGCGCCGATTATCGATGGCGTGGGGAATGCTCGATCCAGAGCTTATTCATACCGGAATCTTTGTGCTGGCCAGGAAATAGAAGGGGCCGATGAAAATCCTTTACGCCTCGCATCTCTTTTTGCCGAAGTATTATGGAGGGACGGAGGTCTATACCTATAACATCGCCTCGGAAATGAAACGCCGCGGCCATGATGTTCATGTGCTGGCGTGCGAGTCCTTCAAGACGGGCAAACGCAATGAAGTTCGCGCCAATGATGATGTCTATGGCGATTTGAAGGTCCATCGGGTGTTTCTGAACATCATGCTCATGGACGATCCGGTCCGCGCGGAATATTTCAACCCTTATGTGGAGCGGCATTTAATTGACTACTATTCAAAGATCCGTCCCGATATCATCCATGCCCATCATTTCGGTTATCTTTCAACCGCCGTTTTTACCGCGGCGCAAAAGCTCCACATCCCCACCGCCTTTACGGCCACCGATTTCTGGCTGGTCTGTCCCAACTCACAATTGCTGCGGTGGAACGGGACCTTGTGCGAAGGCCCCACCAATATCGCCGATTGCCTTCGCTGTTACACCCATCTCTCGAATCGCGCCCGGAAATATCGCTGGCTGACGAAGGCCCTGCCCGACGAGATTCTGAATAGGCTGGTTCGGGCTGCCATCCACCTGGCTTCAAAGCCGATCTGGCAGTTTCGCGTCTTAAAAGCGGCGGGCTCGCGTGCCGAGTGGAACCGGGAGGTTTTCAACTCAGTCGGACTCTTCATCTCTCCTTCAAAATTTCTGGAATCGATGTTTGTCCGGAACGGACTGAACAATCCCGGCCAGTTGAATATCCCCTTCGGGGTGCGGTCGCCGCTGTTGGAGACCAGCAGTCAGAAGACCCCTTCGCCCATTCTGCGATTTGGTTTTATCGGAACCATTTCAAAACACAAGGGGCTTCATATTTTGATCGAAGCCTTCCGGGAACTCAGTCAGGACGAGCCGGCGAAATTGAGGGTGTACGGCAGCCTGGAGTTCGATCCGCCCTACGGGTCGAAAATCCGGCAATTAGCCACGGGTGACCCGAGAATTGAATTTGCCGGCACTTTCCCGCATCAGCAGATGACCGAGGTATTTCGCGAGATCGATGTGCTCATCGTGCCCTCAAACTGGTATGAGAATACACCCCTGGTGGTTTATTCTGCCCTGGCAATGGAAACCCCCGTGATCTGCAGCAACCTGGGCGGGATGGCCGAGATTGTCCACCATGGCGAGAACGGGTTGACGTTCGAAGCGGGGAGTCCGCGGGCATTGTGCGGTCGAATGCACGAACTCCTGAATGACCGGTCACTGGTTGAACGGCTTCGCCCGGACCGGACGAAGGTCCATACCGTGGAACACAATGTCGACCAACTGGAAGGGGCCTACGCAGACCTTCTCGGACGCGAGATGACCTCGAATTCCCCGATTATCCGGAGTGCGGCCGTGGCTCCGCGCTGAGCCGGGCCGGAGTGCGATCACCCCCCATGAGCGACCTGACCACTGATATCGTGATCGTGACATGGAATAGCGCACGCACTCTGGAGGGATGCCTGTTGGCGCTGCGCCGAAACCGGCCATCCGCCTCGCGACTCGTGGTTGTCGAGAACTCCTCTCAGGATTCCACGCTTGAAATCCTACGATCCCATCAGAATGAGATCGCGACCCTGATCGAAAATCCGCTGAACCGGGGATTCGCTGCAGCCTGCAATCAGGGGGCGAACGCCGGAAAGTCCGAGGCCATCCTTTTCCTGAACCCTGACTGCGAGGTCCAGGCGAACGCCATCTCCGCCCTCAGCGCGGTGCTTCAGGAAGATTCCCGGGTGGCGGCCGTGGGCGCAAGGCTTGTCGGGTCGAATGGCGTCCCTCAGGTGGGATTTGCCCTCCGCTCTCTCCCACGCCCGGTCGATCTGTGCTTTGAAGCCCTGTTGGTGAACCAGATCTTCCCGCACAACCACTGGAACAAACACTATCGCCTTTTTGATTTCTCATTTGATAAAAGCGCTGAGGTCGAACAGCCGGCGGGAGCTTGTTTTATGATCCGCCGATCCATCTTTGAAGAGGTGGGTGGATTCGACGAGCGGTTTCATCCGGCTTGGTTTGAAGATGTCGACCTGTGTCAGCGTCTGAAGTCAAGAGGCGAGGCGATCGCCTATTGCCCCGCCGCTGCGGTGGCCCACAGCGGCGGGTCGAGCATCCAGTCGATGGCCGCCGGGCGTGCTTCGGAATACTTCTTCCGAAACATGCTTCGGTACTCCGGGAAGCACTTTGGCCGCGCCCGGACCCTGTTGTTGAGGGCGTCGTTGGCGGTCGGAATGGTGGCGAGAATGTTGATCGTTGCCGCGTGGCCGTCAGCCTGGCAGCGTCGTCAACCGTCTGCGCCCCGCGGCAGGATCGAGCGGCGGGAGCGAGGGGCGTTACAGCGGGCGTACTGGAATGTCGTGAGAGGGGCGATATGGCAATGGCGCCCCTGATCACAATCTCTCTGGTGACCTTTAATTCAAAGAGTGAAATCGCGCGCTGCCTTCAGTGTCTGGCCGACCAATCCTTCCAGGATTTCGAGGTCCATATCTGGGACAACGCCTCCACCGATGGCACAGCTGAATTTCTGAATGATCTCTCCCGCTCCCGGCTCTCCCTTTTCTGCTCGAAAGACAATGTAGGTTTTTGCGCCGCGCACAACCACGCCATTGCGGAGTCAGAGGCGGAATTCGTCCTGGTGTTGAACCCGGATTGCTACCTCGAGAGCCATTACCTTGAGACCGCCTGCCAGGCGGCGAGGAAGAGTCCGCGCATTGGGGCGGTCGCCGGGAAGCTCTATCGGCTCCGCACTCCGGCGGAGGATTTCGAAGTGGCGCGGAGGGCGGGCATTCTCGACTCGACTGGAATTTATTTCACGCCGTCGTTCCGGCACTTTGACCGGGGTTCCAACGAACTCGGGAGGGACCGCTTCAATGCGGAGGAGTGGGTCTTCGGGGTGACCGGGGCAGCGGGCCTTTACCGTCGCGAGATGCTGGAGGATATCCGGATCGACGGCGAGTATTTTGATGAAGGTTTTTTCGCCTACCGGGAAGACGCTGACCTCGCCTGGCGCATGCAGAGTGCCGGCTGGCAATGCCTGTACGTGCCTCAGGCCGTGGGCTACCATGTTCGCAAGGTGTTTCCTGCGGGCCGATCCCGGGTCGTCGAAACGATTAACATGCATTCGGTGAAAAACCGCTTTTTATTTCGTCTCAATAATGTGGCATGGCCGACGTGTTTTCGATTCCTCCTTCCCATGTTGATCCGGGATTTAGCCGTCCTCGGATACACGATCCTGTTTGAGCATTCATCCCTGCCCGGGTTGAGTTATGTTGCGCGGAATTTTCGCGCCCGCTGGAAAAGACGGCAGAGGATTCAAAGGAAGCGAACGGTCAGCCTCTCATCCCTGCACCGGTGGATTCACTGGCGCCCTACGGCGTTTCCAAAGGAGACGGCTCTGCAAGATGGTATGTAGGCACGTTCGGGAAGCGGGGCAGGCGTCCTCGCCTGCCTGAAACCTGAATTTCGAATTTAAGGACGTCAATGGAGCGTTAGGCTCTTCGATTCAAATCGATTGGGATGGACTGAAGGAAGGATGGAATTGTTGCGCCCTTGAAGGGATTGGAAAAAGAGGGAGAGACGTCTGTTCTGTTGTGCATGCTTTTCGGGCCAGCAGCTGTCGCTTTAGGCCCGAAGGGCTGTCAGAGTGTAGCCCCACCTGAAGCTCCGCGTTCTTCGCGGAGCGAGGGCGGGGTACCGAGGGGAGAAAATAGGAGAGCCCCGCTTGCGGGGCGAAACATTGCCCTCAGTTCCAAGTATACCAAACGTCCTATGTGAGGCCCTTCACTAGGATGGATCTCGCCCAGCCCTGCGGGAACGTGATTTTTCAACAGTGTTCCAACGGCCAGGAAGATCTCCAAAGTCCCCACATCGCCCGGTGAATCCAACCGGTGGAGTTGATCTCCACTCATTCGTGAAACGAGAAGGTTAACGGGGGGGTCGAAAGAGAGCATTGCGGAGACGAACAAGACAGGGAATTGTTTTAGGGTCGTCCGAGGATCCATTCGGCAGATTCTTTCGCCCCGCAAGCGGGGCTCTAATGTCATTGTGCAGACCGGGACCCCACCCTTGCTCCGCCCCGCATAGAACGCGGGACGGAGCTTCCCGCCACGGCGGATCTTCGACAGGTGGGGTTACACTCTGACAGCCCTTCGGGCCTAAAGGGACAAAAGCCTTACTCGAAAAGCATCTACTAATGGGAATTGACTCTCCCTCCGACATGGATCATGGCCTTCAACTTCAGAATTCGGGCTAAGACTTTGGGGTCGGATGTTCCGGGCCAGCCGTCCACGTCTGCCCCACGCGACTGGATTTCACTGGCAGGTGAGTTGATACAACCGGAGCGTCTCCCGGGCCGCCGTGATCCAGGAAAACTTCTTGACCTGTTCGAAGCCCTTTCGAACGAGTTGTTGGCGGAGATTTTCGTCACAGAGGATCTGTCTCATCCCCCGGGCCACTTCAAACACATTTTCCGGGTTGACCATCACCGCGGCATCGCCGACCACTTCGGGCAGCGAAGATGTGTTTGAAGTCAGGACGGGGGTTCCGCACGCCATCGCCTCCAGCGGGGGGAGTCCAAACCCCTCGTAGAGAGAGGGAAACACGAAGGCGCTGGCATTCTCATAGAACACCTTGAGAATTTCGTATGGGACGAACCCGAGAAATCGGACTTCGCTCTGGACACGGCTGATGATGACGGTGCGCCGCAAGGCCTGGTGCGAGGCCAGTTCGTCACCGATGATCAGGAGCTTCAACCGCGAATAGGTGGGATGGTCTCTCAATTCGGTCCGCGCCACGGCAAAGGCTTCGATCAGGCGCGTCACGTTCTTGTGCGTGCGCACGTTGCCGGCGTAGAGGAGATAGGGATCGTGGATCTGGTAGCGTTCCAGGACGCTCCGGGTGTCGAGGGAAGGCTGGAGGGTCGAAAGGCGCTCATCCAGGGCGTGATGAATCACGGTAATTTTATCTTCCGGGATCTGGTACAGCCGGACGACGTCCCGCTTGGTGGCTTCGGAAACGGCAATGATGTGTTCGGCGCGCTGCAGTCGCCGCCGCTTGGAATAGAGTCGGGCCTCCCGGATCCAGCTGAATTCTGTCCCCCGGGGATAAAGGATGTGGACGCAATCGTGGACCGTCACCATGTAACGGCAGGGCAACCGCCGCGGGACGTCATCATGGGGGATATGACAGACATCGACGCCCTGGCGTCTGAGGAAACGCAGGACCTCCGCGTGGTTGAACTCGCCGCGCCTCCGCTCCTTGAAGCGGATCCGCTGGAAATTTTCGGCCGTGGGAAGCGCGGTGGAATTGGTGGATTCACTCTCGAGGAGAAAGTACGTGTTGGTGGAATCAATCTTCGCCAGGTGGCTGACTAAATTCCGGATGTAGGTCCCGATGCCGAAATCGTTTATCTTGCCGAGTTCCAGCGCCACTTTCATGCGGCGCATGTTAGCGCATGGGATGCAGACAGGGAATGGTTTTTTTGAATTGGGGTGAGAGGGGATTCCACCGCAAGAGACGCGGAAGACACCCAGTCTCGTGGATAAACGCAAGGACTCTTTGCGTCCTCAGGCGCTTATCAACGGAATTCACGGCGATAGAGGCAAAACAATTCATCATTAGGAGGCCAGGAATACAGGAAGTTAAAAACCTTCTCTGTGAAAACAATGTGACTCTCCCGCAGTGGCGCACTTTCCACAAATGAACGGTTCCTCGGTTTCCTGGCTTCCTAATCAAATCTGTTTTGGTTCCGGTTCGTCCGGGTTAGGGCCTACTTTGCGATCTTTGCGGTTTGCTTTTCCCGGGGGTTGAACTCGATCAGCATTTCTTTTGAATAGGGGAGGGGAGTTGGGATCAGAGTCCTGCCGTTTCCACTTGTGACCCGCCGGTCGTGTTCGGGCAGGGCCTTTCGCGCAAAGTGTTTTTTCAGCCGGTCAAAAGTCCAGCCGAAGTGGATCAACAAGCTTTCCGCGGCCTTGAACAAAAACTCCTCATATTTTTTCTGGTCGTAGGTCACGGTGCCGTCCAGGTGAGCCAGGGCTTTGGCGCGGTCACAGGGCAGTGCGGCGTCCGCATCCGTGATAATGCACTGAATGCGTTCCCCCGGGCTGAGTGAAACTCCGCGGGCCGTCAGTTCCTGGCTCACGATCGCCGTCAGGGAGGCCACCCGGTAATCGAGCGGATCGCGGCTGATCCGGAGGGAGATGGCCAGATCTTCGGGGTCCATCTGTCCGCCGCGCAGGTCAGCGAGCCGCGCTTCCACCTCCTTCAAAATTTCGGGCACCCGCGTGTCACATTCCTGGCGCGACCGGCAGGGGGACCACAACTCCAGCGCGCGCGCTTGAAACTGCTTGATGAACATCGGGGTGTCGGAGCGGCGCAGCTCGATGCCGCGCACTTTCAGTTCGCCCGATTCGAACAGGCCAAAATAGCGGTTCGGGACGCTGACCCGGGCGTCGCGGCGCGAGGGCAGGAAGGCCACCCAGCGATACACGCCCTCCAGCGCGATGGGGATGCGGGTCCGTTCCGTGATGTGGCAGGCCAGTTGTTCGAAATCTTCGGTCGTGGCGCCTGGTTTTTGCACCCACAGGGCATCGGTCAAGGCGTGCAGCATGTGGTAGCCGGCGCGCTCGGCCACTTCCTTGGCGATCAGCAGGATTTCCCGCCCATACGCGGTAGTGCTTTCGTGCGCCTCGATACGCCCGAAGCGCGCATTCTTATAGCCGAGATACCCGAAGCAGGTGACCAGCACCCATTTCAGGGCCGTCTGTTTGCGGTCGTTGATCTCGAAGTCGGCGCGGGTGAGCGCCGCGCGTTTTTTCTGTTTATAGAGGCGGCGCTTTTCGAGGATGAGGTCGAGCGCTTTGGGCACCAGACCCCGCCGCCGCTGGCACACGCGATAACCCGTCTC is a genomic window of Terriglobia bacterium containing:
- a CDS encoding NAD-dependent epimerase/dehydratase family protein, giving the protein MGSHLAEELLAAGYVVRVFDRANRDRRNLASIADQIEIIEGDFSNRADLQAVVSGMDFVFHLVGTTLPASSNSNPAYDIESNVIGSVRLFELCHKEKVRKIVFASSGGTVYGIPQRLPIDESHPTLPLCSYGISKLAIEKYLHLFYHLYGIDYAILRISNPYGERQRLDASQGVIAVFLGCLAHHLPIHLWGDGSVTRDFLYVGDVVRAMRLAMEYSGDRKIFNVSSCRGVSVSELLEILLRVTGAHPEILREPERSFDVPKNILDNAVIRETLNWTPEVDLEEGIRCTWEWVKKQV
- a CDS encoding class I SAM-dependent methyltransferase; translated protein: MPDDDFLQRFYEQQEYFQSDGVFGYSDYESKRDFYLGLFRNHLRILKGHSEPGRLLDLGCGKGDFLSLAREAGWEVYGVEISDSCRREAERRAGVQVYSSPHGLSDKREFFDVITMWEVIEHLPRPDTVLNEVLPLLRTGGLLAMTTPNTRNMTTLRSPARWTEYKPPEHLLYFDFDTIHRYLSEKFRLQVVEVKGIHPDLRLASSGWIEGILGWASRLRSRHNTRLDPRWWIYAALVRVFKEVPRRLSMAWGMLDPELIHTGIFVLARK
- a CDS encoding glycosyltransferase family 4 protein, encoding MKILYASHLFLPKYYGGTEVYTYNIASEMKRRGHDVHVLACESFKTGKRNEVRANDDVYGDLKVHRVFLNIMLMDDPVRAEYFNPYVERHLIDYYSKIRPDIIHAHHFGYLSTAVFTAAQKLHIPTAFTATDFWLVCPNSQLLRWNGTLCEGPTNIADCLRCYTHLSNRARKYRWLTKALPDEILNRLVRAAIHLASKPIWQFRVLKAAGSRAEWNREVFNSVGLFISPSKFLESMFVRNGLNNPGQLNIPFGVRSPLLETSSQKTPSPILRFGFIGTISKHKGLHILIEAFRELSQDEPAKLRVYGSLEFDPPYGSKIRQLATGDPRIEFAGTFPHQQMTEVFREIDVLIVPSNWYENTPLVVYSALAMETPVICSNLGGMAEIVHHGENGLTFEAGSPRALCGRMHELLNDRSLVERLRPDRTKVHTVEHNVDQLEGAYADLLGREMTSNSPIIRSAAVAPR
- a CDS encoding glycosyltransferase; this encodes MSDLTTDIVIVTWNSARTLEGCLLALRRNRPSASRLVVVENSSQDSTLEILRSHQNEIATLIENPLNRGFAAACNQGANAGKSEAILFLNPDCEVQANAISALSAVLQEDSRVAAVGARLVGSNGVPQVGFALRSLPRPVDLCFEALLVNQIFPHNHWNKHYRLFDFSFDKSAEVEQPAGACFMIRRSIFEEVGGFDERFHPAWFEDVDLCQRLKSRGEAIAYCPAAAVAHSGGSSIQSMAAGRASEYFFRNMLRYSGKHFGRARTLLLRASLAVGMVARMLIVAAWPSAWQRRQPSAPRGRIERRERGALQRAYWNVVRGAIWQWRP
- a CDS encoding glycosyltransferase family 2 protein, with translation MAMAPLITISLVTFNSKSEIARCLQCLADQSFQDFEVHIWDNASTDGTAEFLNDLSRSRLSLFCSKDNVGFCAAHNHAIAESEAEFVLVLNPDCYLESHYLETACQAARKSPRIGAVAGKLYRLRTPAEDFEVARRAGILDSTGIYFTPSFRHFDRGSNELGRDRFNAEEWVFGVTGAAGLYRREMLEDIRIDGEYFDEGFFAYREDADLAWRMQSAGWQCLYVPQAVGYHVRKVFPAGRSRVVETINMHSVKNRFLFRLNNVAWPTCFRFLLPMLIRDLAVLGYTILFEHSSLPGLSYVARNFRARWKRRQRIQRKRTVSLSSLHRWIHWRPTAFPKETALQDGM
- a CDS encoding glycosyltransferase family 4 protein codes for the protein MRRMKVALELGKINDFGIGTYIRNLVSHLAKIDSTNTYFLLESESTNSTALPTAENFQRIRFKERRRGEFNHAEVLRFLRRQGVDVCHIPHDDVPRRLPCRYMVTVHDCVHILYPRGTEFSWIREARLYSKRRRLQRAEHIIAVSEATKRDVVRLYQIPEDKITVIHHALDERLSTLQPSLDTRSVLERYQIHDPYLLYAGNVRTHKNVTRLIEAFAVARTELRDHPTYSRLKLLIIGDELASHQALRRTVIISRVQSEVRFLGFVPYEILKVFYENASAFVFPSLYEGFGLPPLEAMACGTPVLTSNTSSLPEVVGDAAVMVNPENVFEVARGMRQILCDENLRQQLVRKGFEQVKKFSWITAARETLRLYQLTCQ